Proteins encoded within one genomic window of Diorhabda sublineata isolate icDioSubl1.1 chromosome 1, icDioSubl1.1, whole genome shotgun sequence:
- the LOC130443584 gene encoding E3 ubiquitin-protein ligase listerin yields MGGKHKIANRTKNNARPSNSGRSAELLGTLPQFAGFSAVKDNNFGFPLTNTDELEACLDPNVQVILKKITKKDCTTKLKGLQELAAFIIESDQETVKSILPIWPRFYNILATDIDNRVREATHNVHHQIVLKVKRNIAPYLKQLMAPWFTSQYDTYPPAASTAQQAFKDAFPPNKIQEAIIFCQEEILNYLGDNLLVQTAQTLSNLKHVSTEEAEAKYERVLISCLQGYYLYLEQVSTDQIIDASELNDRIISNSKFWKFSKSKVAHIKASFFKIISILFQKAPILLDNKGSHVTGSVIGNLEEQDPIVLPVIWEVLLLTISNVKNWWNFISIEKLFLPKLWKILKQGGQGNASLICPSLLPLISHLYPISDKDNQFYNQFFENLWLGFKQKSTISSRSESVAVATAYIECFQYIILKRQSDLSFCKTLIRTQLICSIEWCIIEDQTNYKTFFNQISSLAQHWTRNSNSVDLEACLEFFLECVQDVFRATLFNFKEYPCHNVGKVAEKQLDLLQSLKCIHRPKKQLKVKFSCEADGDVDTKHEHAVIASEDKKYNDRLNNLVFKICDDYFEYISEKKSQDLIEHLYSLVIDFDKKSFFWQLNEKMKQKNADSKLIDIHTNVLQEWLIQPEWCSKHVVSLIFLLYEFVEKDDKKIILNTVLKVTSQQCLCWCITEALAHPHNKDPFIKEWLKSDRISKCIISITDKIIEDDCSPELSTLFKLALTENAQGELYIDNSTISDIVLKLISVLEEYPNYLVTADTCTSLAAYISAIIYTENLLLTYGDELLLALFKLSCKSDIDHEIISQETMYEVTTAWQDSVTLLTKNMDKEKNLGLIYKLANIIKDEFMKSDLDEDKINYTIQVYVNILRAIHRSLPLHLTEFLDILVEKTFVNCLEGIYAQNLCILAEYISGNLSSPYKEINPNTSSIEKNGMARYFAWIYLKIGILASDLKDVNEDDDDLDEELRDDEKSTIILNVIDQPHDHISQLLHDLTVEQTYLETFKNTFYFDKIFHYHLLTEIKLKSTLENADDLLKSNLRSALKTKSLKCGWHWAKAVYILYSEMLPTDPVSVYKEFVQDVTETNGTYIQHLTKLFSKHLTYDDIENKFDAIGNIITLRSLLHCRDIDVQIAEVFMQMEKIRSKNVPQFLYNYNNINWQECQEIIEIIRLCAGMMKTQFESLGQRHWDFAILSLVSWASNCFKFRASYETHQYQAMLSAVIDLYVNTDNRIKLLKEKGIRSNYIDEWNDVLMENIHCDLLQTWLYLSDQLRVKEDVVKYLPFIQEVSKLLPNIKCDKIFNLSGSTLPKWTKFLKQSCTLLITRQPNLQLWGYKMLQNLVPGLIKLDTEAVNTNRPHQNGLIFEQFKEKLNETHEIVKHMFMKFKLGEDSCKVESMTDSYTYTLAYLLLWDILLTLCHNANTELRFQYADWLRNENLLKLFLDNLFKLMPAEVLHYSEGKSKCLKDYFLQKPEDIEKDICDSVKIEKLVCWLYSATLAQLPAVVRQWWTSLDSKLAQVVEKVTQMYVSPRLITRELNDVMSYQHKCKNMVVKVFPSSREIAAVYTIDEAEVELLIVLPPNYPLGALYVELRNQFGGTSHKQWMLQFKKCVIHQNGRIWDGLSLWNSNLDKKFDGVEECYICFAVLHPGTYQLPKLSCQTCRKKFHSACLYKWFRTSYKSSCPICRNLF; encoded by the exons atgGGAGGGAAACATAAAATAGCGAATAGAACCAAGAATAACGCTAGA CCTTCTAATAGCGGAAGAAGCGCAGAACTTTTAGGAACGTTGCCTCAATTTGCAGGCTTTTCAGCAGTTAAAGACAATAATTTCGGATTTCCTTTAACCAATACTGACGAATTAGAGGCATGCTTAGACCCGAATGTCCaggttatattaaaaaaaattaccaaaaaagaTTGTACTACTAAACTTAAG GGTTTACAAGAATTAGCTGCATTTATCATAGAATCAGATCAGGAAACTGTTAAATCTATTCTTCCAATATGGCCCAGATTTTATAACATTCTTGCTACAGATATTGACAATCGTGTTAGAGAAGCAACTCACAATGTACACCATCAAATTGTACTCAAAGTGAAACGTAACATTGCCCCATACTTAAAGCAGCTTATGGCGCCTTGGTTTACTTCGCAATATGATACTTACCCTCCAGCAGCAAGTACTGCTCAGCAAGCATTCAAG gatGCTTTTCCACCAAACAAAATACAAGAAGCGATTATTTTTTGTCAAGAGGAAATCTTAAATTATCTCGGCGATAATTTATTAGTTCAAACTGCTCAGACTTTAAGTAACCTGAAACATGTTTCAACAGAAGAAGCAGAGGCTAAATATGAAAGAGTGTTGATCTCCTGTTTACAAGGTTATTACTTGTATTTGGAACAAGTATCCACGGATCAAATAATCGATGCATCTGAGTTGAACGATCGTATTATATCTAATT ctaaattttggaaattctcCAAAAGCAAGGTGGCGCACATAAAGGcgtcattttttaaaataatatccattttatttcaaaaggcACCTATACTTCTTGATAACAAAGGCTCCCATGTTACTGGTAGTGTTATTGGTAACCTTGAGGAACAAGATCCTATAGTATTGCCTGTCATTTGGGAAGTACTACTTCTAACCATCTCCAATGTGAAA AATTGGTGGAATTTTATAAGTATCGAGAAACTATTTTTGCCtaaattgtggaaaattttaaaGCAAGGTGGACAAGGAAATGCTTCTCTAATTTGTCCCAGCTTACTTCCTTTAATATCACATCTATATCCAATTAGTGATAAggataatcaattttataatcaatttttcgaaaatttatggTTAGG atttaaacaaaaatcaacaatatcGAGTCGTTCTGAATCGGTTGCTGTAGCTACCGCATATATAGAATGTTTTCAGTACATAATTCTAAAAAGACAATCTGATTTATCTTTTTGTAAGACCTTGATTAGAACCCAACTAATATGTTCAATCGAATGGTGTATAATTGAGGATCAAACTAATTACAAGacttttttcaatcaaatatctTCTTTAGCACAGCATTGGACTCGTAATTCGAACTCTGTGGATTTAGAGGCTTGCCTAGAGTTCTTTTTAGAATGCGTCCAAGATGTTTTTAGAGCCACCTTGttcaattttaaagaatatcCTTGTCATAATGTTGGAAAAGTTGCCGAAAAGCAATTGGATTTGTTACAATCGTTAAAATGTATACATAGACCTAAGAAACAATTAAAG gTTAAGTTTAGCTGTGAAGCAGATGGAGATGTAGATACAAAACATGAACATGCTGTAATTGCATCCGAAGATAAAAAATACAACGATCGTTTGAACAATTTGGTTTTTAAAATTTGCGACGATTACTTTGAGTACATATCAGAAAAGAAATCTCAAGACCTCATCGAACACCTTTATTCTCTAGTGATAGATTTTGATAAGAAGAGCTTTTTCTGGCAGTTGAATGAAaagatgaaacaaaaaaatgcagATTCAAAACTCATAGATATTCATACGAACGTTCTACAAGAATGGCTTATACAACCGGAATGGTGTTCCAAGCATGTTGttagtttgatatttttgttgtacgaatttgtcgaaaaagatgacaaaaaaattattttgaatactgTTCTAAAG GTAACTTCTCAGCAATGTCTGTGCTGGTGTATTACGGAAGCACTGGCTCACCCTCACAATAAAGATCCTTTCATAAAAGAATGGCTCAAATCAGACAGAATTAGTAAATGTATCATATCCATAACAGATAAAATAATCGAGGATGATTGTTCACCCGAACTGTCAACATTGTTTAAACTTGCTCTTACAGAAAATGCCCAGGGAG agCTTTACATCGACAATTCCACAATATCTGatatagttttgaaattaatatcgGTATTAGAAGAGTACCCTAACTATTTAGTTACTGCAGATACTTGTACCAGTTTGGCTGCGTACATTTCCGCAATCATTTATACGGAAAATCTGCTTCTAACTTACGGAGACGAATTATTGTTAGCACTCTTCAAACTCTCATGTAAATCAGACATCGATCACGAAATTATTTCTCAAGAAACTATGTACGAAGTAACGACCGCTTGGCAGGACTCTGTtacattattaacaaaaaatatggacaaagaaaaaaatctaggcTTGATTTACAAATtagcaaatattattaaagatgaatTTATGAAAAGTGATCTAGATGAGGACAAGATTAATTATACGATTCAAGTTTATGTTAATATTCTCAGAGCTATACATAGAAGTTTACCGTTGCATTTAACAGAATTTTTAGATATACTCGTGGAAAAGACATTCGTAAATTGTTTAGAAGG gATATACGCACAAAATCTGTGTATTCTAGCTGAATATATTTCCGGCAATTTGAGTAGTCCTTACAAAGAGATTAATCCAAATACAAGTAGcatagaaaaaaatggaatggCTCGATATTTTGCTTGGATTTACTTGAAAATAGGAATATTAGCTTCCGATTTAAAAGATGTTAACGAAGACGACGATGATTTAGATGAAGAACTTAGAGATGATGAAAAATCGACGATTATTTTAAACGTTATTGATCAGCCTCATGATCATATCTCTCAGTTATTACATGATTTAACTGTGGAACAAACTTATTTGGAAACTTTTAAAAAC ACTTTTTATTTCGACAAAATCTTCCATTACCATCTATTAactgaaattaaattgaaatcaacTTTGGAAAATGCGGATGATTTACTGAAAAGTAACCTCAGAAGTGCTCTAAAAACAAAATCGTTGAAATGTGGATGGCATTGGGCCAAAGCAGTTTACATTCTTTACTCCGAAATGTTACCGACAGATCCAGTTTCCGTTTACAAAGAATTTGTACAGGACGTTACTGAAACGAACGGAACGTACATTCAGCATTTAACGAAACTTTTCAGTAAACATTTAACATATGATGACATCGAAAATAAATTCGATGCTATTGGAAATATCATCACCTTACGTAGTTTATTACATTGTCGAGACATCGACGTTCAAATAGCTGAGGTTTTTATGCAGATGGAAAAGATCCGAAGCAAAAATGTACCACAATTTTTGTATAACTA taACAATATCAATTGGCAAGAATGTCAGGAAATTATCGAAATAATTAGATTGTGTGCTGGCATGATGAAAACACAGTTTGAAAGTTTGGGTCAGCGTCACTGGGACTTTGCCATTTTATCTTTAGTTTCATGGGCTTCCAATTGCTTTAAATTCAGAGCTTCCTATGAAACGCATCAg tatCAAGCAATGCTGTCTGCGGTTATAGATTTGTATGTTAATACCGATAATAGAATCAAATTATTGAAGGAAAAAGGGATAAGGAGTAATTACATTGATGAATGGAATgatgtgttgatggaaaatatcCATTGTGACTTATTACAGACGTGGTTGTATCTATCGG aTCAACTCAGAGTTAAAGAAGACGTAGTAAAATATTTACCTTTCATTCAAGAGGTCTCCAAACTGTTACCGAACataaaatgtgataaaatatttaatttaagcGGTTCCACTTTGCCAAAATGGACTAAATTCTTAAAACAGAGCTGTACGTTATTAATAACTAGACAACCAAACTTGCAACTGTGGGGTTATAAGATGTTACAAAATTTGGTACCTGGTTTGATCAAACTAGACACAGAAGCTGTCAATACCAATAGGCCACATCAGAATGGATTAATATTCGaacaatttaaagaaaaattgaacgaAACTCACGAAATAGTAAAACATATGTTTATGAAATTTAA GTTAGGTGAAGATAGTTGTAAAGTCGAATCAATGACAGATTCTTACACTTATACTCTCGCATACTTATTACTATGGGATATTTTATTGACGTTATGCCATAACGCTAATACTGAACTTCGTTTTCAATATGCTGACTGGCTCAG AAACGAAAACTTGTTGAAACTCTTTTTGGACAATCTTTTTAAACTGATGCCTGCAGAAGTTTTACATTATAGTGAAGGAAAATCGAAATGCCTCAAGGACTATTTTCTCCAGAAACCCGAAGATATCGAAAAAG ATATTTGCGATAgtgtgaaaatagaaaaactcgTGTGTTGGTTGTATTCTGCTACTTTGGCTCAGTTACCAGCTGTTGTTCGCCAATGGTGGACCAGTTTAGATAGTAAATTAGCACAGGTTGTAGAAAAAGTTACCCAAATGTACGTATCGCCTAGATTGATTACAAGGGAACTTAACGACGTCATGTCGTATCAACATAAATGCAAAAATATGGTG gTCAAAGTATTTCCAAGTTCGAGGGAAATTGCAGCTGTCTATACAATAGACGAGGCCGAAGTAGAATTACTCATAGTTTTACCACCAAATTATCCATTAGGTGCCTTATACGTTGAATTGAGGAATCAATTTGGAGGTACTAGCCACAAACAATGGATGCTCCAGTTTAAAAAATGTGTCATACATCAA aatGGAAGAATTTGGGATGGCCTCTCACTATGGAATAgtaatttggataaaaaattcgATGGCGTCGAAGAATGTTATATATGCTTCGCAGTTTTGCATCCAGGAACTTATCAATTACCAAAATTGTCATGTCAGACTTGTCGTAAGAAATTTCATTCCGCCTGTCTG TACAAATGGTTTCGAACAAGTTACAAGAGCTCATGCCCCATATGCagaaatttattctaa
- the LOC130443609 gene encoding ATP-binding cassette sub-family F member 1 gives MSKKRGNKKSKDLDEDFEETSSIISEKASAKLNKHKTTKKGKKGKDNWSGDEGNEQEKEVLDKSIPADKPSTKKKANKKGKGNKNDDWSDKEVEINLSDSETESIPVVTKKLNKKNKKKKDNWSDKEEAEVDQSDSENGVESKSNKQPKNKSKKKDDWSDRELDINLSESETESLPAIVTKSSKKNKKNKSRAEPEEIVKEESYDSGNADVIGEDSDDAPKCIEEKNEDIIKAECTNVDNGVNDNKKKAEPIEYEDKSKVEKDIEKITKIISSTDISEDKLDDTKEKKLTHKEKKKLKKQQDYEKQMETMLKKGGQGHSELDSNFTISQMQKTAGQLAAFENAVDIKVENFSISAKGNDLFVNANLLIAQGRHYGLVGPNGHGKTTLLRHVAQRAFDIPPNIDILYCEQEVVADDKSAVETVLAADTKRTELLAECKKLETAANSGDLEIQERLNEVYNELKAIGADSAEPKARRILAGLGFDKEMQDRATKNFSGGWRMRVSLARALYIEPTLLLLDEPTNHLDLNAVIWLDNYLQGWKKTLLIVSHDQSFLDNVCNEIIHLDNKKLYYYKGNYSMFKKMHVQKRKEMIKEYEKQEKRLKEMKSSGSSKKQAEKKQKEALTRKQEKNRTKMQKQEEETQQTELLQRPKEYLVKFRFPEPPPLQPPVLGLHNVTFGYPGQKPLFIDTDFGIDMSSRVAIVGPNGVGKSTFLKLLTGDLSPDKGENRKNHRLRIGRFDQHSGEHLTAEETPSEYLMRLFDLPYEKARKQLGTFGLASHAHTIKMKDLSGGQKARVALAELCLNAPDVLILDEPTNNLDIESIDALAEAINEYTGGVIIVSHDERLIRETSCALYIIEDQTINELDGDFDDYRKELLESLGEVINSPSIAANAAIA, from the exons atgtcgaaaaaacgAGGAAATAAGAAAAGTAAAGATTTAGATGAAGATTTTGAGGAAACTTCCAGTATAATAAGCGAAAAAGCGTCTGCTAAACTCAATAAACATAAGACTacaaaaaagggaaaaaaaggAAAGGATAACTGGAGTGGTGACGAGGGTAACGAGCAAG AAAAAGAAGTTTTAGATAAATCGATTCCAGCTGATAAACCATCAACTAAGAAAAAGGCtaataaaaaag gAAAAGGTAACAAAAATGATGATTGGTCAGACAAAGAAGTTGAAATTAATCTGTCTGATAGTGAAACCGAGTCAATTCCAGTAGTAactaaaaagttaaataaaaagaacaagaaaaaaaaagataattggTCAGATAAAGAAGAAGCTGAAGTTGATCAGTCAGATTCTGAAAATGGAGTAGAATCAAAAAGTAACAAACAACCTAagaacaaaagtaaaaaaaaagatgattgGTCTGATAGAGAATTAGATATAAATCTATCCGAAAGCGAAACAGAATCTCTACCAGCTATTGTAACCAAATCTtctaagaaaaacaaaaaaaataaa aGTAGAGCTGAACCTGAGGAAATTGTCAAAGAAGAAAGTTATGATAGCGGCAATGCAGACGTAATTGGTGAAGATTCTGATGACGCTCCTAAatgtattgaagaaaaaaatgaggaTATTATCAAAGCTGAATGTACTAACGTTGATAATGGtgtaaatgataataaaaagaaaGCTGAACCGATAGAATATGAAGATAAAAGTAAAGTTgaaaaagatatagaaaaaattacaaaaataattagctCTACCGATATAAGTGAAGACAAACTAGATGacacaaaagaaaagaaacttacacacaaagaaaagaaaaaactgaaaaaacaacAAGACTATGAGAAACAAATGGAGACTATGTTAAAGAAAGGAGGACAAGGCCATTCAGAACTCGACAGTAATTTTACCATATCACAAATGCAGAAAACAGCAGGCCAGTTGGCAGCATTTGAAAATGCGGtagatataaaagttgaaaattttagCATTTCGGCAAAAGGGAATGATCTATTTGTTAATGCTAATTTATTGATCGCACAAGGTCGACACTATGGTTTGGTTGGGCCAAACGG TCATGGTAAAACGACTCTATTACGACATGTTGCCCAACGTGCATTCGATATTCCACCAAACATTGACATTCTTTATTGTGAACAAGAAGTTGTGGCCGACGATAAAAGCGCAGTCGAAACTGTCCTGGCAGCTGATACAAAACGCACCGAACTATTGGCCGAATGTAAAAAACTAGAAACCGCCGCAAACAGTGGAGATTTAGAAATACAGGAGAGATTAAACGAAGTTTATAATGAATTGAAAGCTATCGGTGCAGATTCTGCAGAACCAAAAGCTAGGAGAATTTTGGCTGGTCTAGGTTTTGACAAGGAAATGCAG GATCGTGCAACTAAAAACTTCTCAGGTGGTTGGAGAATGAGAGTATCTTTAGCTAGAGCTTTGTATATTGAACCTACTTTACTTCTTCTGGATGAACCTACCAATCATTTAGATTTGAATGCTGTGATTTGGCTGGACAA ttatttgCAAGGATGGAAGAAAACTCTTCTAATTGTTTCGCACGACCAATCCTTCTTAGATAACGTATGCAACGAAATTATCCAtttagacaataaaaaattgtattactACAAAGGGAATTAttcaatgtttaaaaaaatgcatgtacaaaaacgaaaagaaatgATAAAGGAATAcgagaaacaagaaaaaagattGAAGGAAATGAAATCATCTGGATCTTCCAAGAAGCAAGCT GAAAAGAAACAAAAGGAAGCCCTGacaagaaaacaagaaaaaaatagaacaaagaTGCAGAAACAAGAGGAAGAAACCCAACAAACTGAATTGTTACAACGTCCTAAAGAGTATTTGGTTAAATTCCGTTTCCCGGAGCCTCCTCCTTTACAACCACCAGTTTTGGGGTTACACA atgtaACCTTTGGATATCCTGGTCAAAAACCTCTATTTATTGATACAGATTTTGGTATAGATATGAGTAGTAGAGTAGCTATCGTAGGACCTAACGGTGTTGGAAAGTCaacgtttttaaaattattaactgGAGATTTATCTCCCGATAAAGGAGAGAATAGGAAGAACCACCGGCTg cgCATTGGTAGATTTGACCAACATTCCGGTGAGCATTTGACAGCAGAAGAAACACCTTCAGAATATCTTATGAGATTGTTTGATCTTCCTTATGAAAAAGCACGAAAACAATTAGGAACGTTCGGATTAGCGAGTCATGCGCATACTATCAAGATGAAAGATTTATCTGGAGGTCAGAAAGCTAGAGTTGCCTTAGCCGAACTTTGTTTAAATGCACCCGATGTGCTAATATTG GATGAACCTACCAACAATTTAGACATAGAATCCATAGATGCTTTGGCTGAAGCGATTAACGAATATACAGGTGGAGTCATAATTGTTTCTCACGATGAACGACTTATAAG ggAAACCAGTTGTgctttatatattatagaaGATCAGACTATTAACGAATTAGATGGAGACTTTGACGACTACAGGAAAGAACTATTGGAAAGTTTGGGAGAAGTAATCAACAGTCCTAGTATAGCGGCCAACGCTGCAATAGCCTAA